From a region of the Acidicapsa acidisoli genome:
- a CDS encoding FtsX-like permease family protein, with protein MRFELYIAIRYLRAKRRQAVVGLVTLISVAGVAAGVAALVVALAITNGMQRDFQDRLLGSTSHVTLMRVKNDGIHNWEPLLERMRHLPHVMAAAPGMYEQVMISNGPRAGFALLKAIIPAQERTVSDLLGMITTGSAADLAPGESSLDSADAALPPLVIGNELAETLGVSVGDSVMATSPQGELTPLGVIPSYRKFRVAGIFHSGFYQYDSATGFLRLSDAQKLFSEPDVITVINFKIDDLDQAEAVGREIEQAAGKGFQTSNWMDENRELFTALALEKTVTFIIIGLIVLVAALNILIALTMMVMEKTRDIAVLMSFGVLPGQVRRIFLMQGLLISLLGTAAGLVMGYVASWAGGHYHFIHLSAAVYNIDTLPFAPSWRDGVLVALVSIGVSLLATVYPSSTAAAILPAEALRYE; from the coding sequence ATGCGATTTGAGCTTTACATTGCGATCCGCTACCTGCGAGCCAAGCGCCGGCAGGCTGTCGTCGGCTTGGTTACGCTGATTTCCGTCGCCGGAGTGGCGGCGGGAGTGGCGGCGCTGGTGGTGGCGCTGGCCATCACGAATGGAATGCAGCGCGATTTCCAGGATCGCCTGCTGGGCAGCACCTCGCATGTGACGTTGATGCGGGTGAAGAACGACGGCATCCACAACTGGGAGCCGCTGCTGGAACGGATGCGCCATCTGCCGCATGTCATGGCCGCAGCGCCGGGGATGTACGAGCAAGTGATGATTTCGAACGGGCCGCGAGCCGGTTTTGCGCTGCTCAAAGCGATTATCCCGGCGCAGGAGCGGACCGTGAGTGATCTGCTGGGCATGATTACGACAGGGTCGGCGGCGGATCTGGCTCCGGGAGAAAGCTCGCTGGACTCGGCGGATGCGGCGCTGCCTCCTTTGGTGATCGGCAACGAACTGGCGGAGACCCTCGGCGTTTCGGTCGGAGATTCGGTGATGGCGACGAGCCCGCAAGGGGAACTGACGCCGCTGGGGGTGATCCCGAGCTACCGGAAGTTTCGCGTGGCGGGCATCTTTCATTCAGGCTTCTACCAGTACGACTCGGCGACGGGTTTTTTGCGGCTTTCGGATGCGCAGAAGCTGTTCAGCGAGCCGGATGTGATCACCGTGATCAACTTCAAAATTGACGATCTCGACCAAGCCGAAGCCGTCGGGCGGGAGATTGAGCAGGCCGCTGGCAAGGGCTTTCAGACTTCGAACTGGATGGACGAAAACAGGGAGCTGTTCACTGCGCTCGCGCTCGAAAAAACGGTGACTTTCATCATCATCGGGCTGATAGTGTTGGTCGCGGCGCTGAACATTCTGATCGCCCTGACCATGATGGTGATGGAGAAGACGCGGGATATCGCCGTGCTGATGAGCTTTGGGGTTCTACCGGGCCAGGTGCGGCGGATCTTTCTGATGCAAGGGCTGTTGATCAGTCTGCTGGGAACGGCAGCCGGACTTGTGATGGGGTATGTTGCTTCGTGGGCGGGTGGGCATTACCACTTCATCCACCTGTCGGCAGCGGTTTATAACATAGACACGCTGCCCTTTGCGCCTTCTTGGCGGGACGGCGTGCTGGTGGCTCTTGTTTCGATTGGTGTTTCCCTGCTTGCAACCGTATATCCCTCGTCGACCGCGGCGGCTATTCTGCCCGCTGAGGCGTTGCGCTACGAGTAG
- a CDS encoding type II toxin-antitoxin system VapC family toxin: MNIYADSSFFVAHYLQDRHSPEVARRMALKPGVWLTPFQAVELVHAIQQYVFRGTITSYEADLVTEAFEQDRAHGIWILTEQPKETFVTCERLARRHVARLGVRTLDSLHVAAALELQADNFWTFDQRQARLAEAEGLTTI; this comes from the coding sequence TTGAATATTTATGCAGACAGCAGCTTCTTCGTCGCGCACTATCTCCAGGATCGGCATTCGCCGGAAGTAGCTCGCCGCATGGCGCTCAAGCCCGGCGTTTGGCTCACGCCATTCCAAGCAGTTGAACTCGTGCACGCGATTCAGCAATATGTGTTTCGGGGTACGATAACCTCGTATGAAGCAGACTTGGTGACCGAGGCTTTCGAACAGGATCGCGCTCACGGAATCTGGATACTCACTGAGCAGCCCAAAGAAACTTTTGTCACGTGTGAACGCCTCGCACGGAGGCACGTCGCGAGACTAGGCGTACGGACACTCGATTCGCTGCACGTAGCCGCTGCCTTGGAACTTCAAGCAGACAATTTTTGGACCTTTGATCAGAGACAAGCACGGTTAGCTGAGGCTGAGGGTCTGACCACGATATAG